From the genome of Deltaproteobacteria bacterium, one region includes:
- a CDS encoding sensor histidine kinase: protein MLDFEPLFDALERRGWYEDYFDERQRRELAVARRANAVEGLLGRDDKVRQAVAVTLDLPFIRRELWRSHDKLTRIAGPIGSHPLPGVQSRWPAEKKPPPSYLSRFLQIDPANPTVLLLDYNGVFDTPERALEFFAVLQNDPNVHAFYLFGSFPREFLDAETWAEIDPDYSVRINERPNRFRELKARFLKFGGDLSMFKYRERPPEHPADPEIQAEGFRQNGVTPDRVNILHLDDHAAFWRGRFSAANYPEDLRGGIQPVYVAEPSDLVGVWKRVSAELARLYEEREAEARFVRETEEEIWRYKKAIDSARIEAHRRLAAIQGSDETPTLEAYNEMVAPLVGLVEQIAEQVRERIIRVSEARAPGWEEVGELGHNFNNILCALLGHDEETRDHLVKGTEANFDWLPPPRDLGSVIGVARKFSINPREGKWVRLDVEMDEELRSWGFKNELHLEDLSHIVINLITNAAKCVKADTPAEDQLPPMLPAPPVLPAPPVLPAVRIAVEEILGDRLVVVTVQDNGMGMSPEDVKNYGRMGWRAREMIDRSIPGNGYGAASVMKITKSLGGTVKVESELGKGTTVRILFPLALFEKKETLSPGRGHVPGGNGVPGGSLPTDLPGLPPGGPAEPVQPAPPVLPVPPVAASPPDTTGPAGAAGRAGAAFSPTPFLTQTPLTASVAFLAGAMAVSCALPASASFAPWTMPAPALPPIPI from the coding sequence CGAAGCCATGATAAACTGACGCGAATTGCCGGGCCGATCGGTAGCCATCCTTTACCCGGCGTTCAAAGCCGATGGCCCGCGGAAAAAAAACCGCCTCCTTCATATCTCTCCCGATTCCTTCAAATCGACCCCGCCAACCCGACGGTGCTTCTTCTTGATTACAACGGGGTGTTCGACACCCCCGAAAGGGCGCTTGAGTTTTTCGCGGTTCTTCAGAACGATCCGAATGTTCATGCCTTTTATCTTTTCGGGAGCTTTCCCCGGGAATTTTTGGATGCCGAGACGTGGGCGGAAATCGATCCCGACTATTCTGTCCGGATTAACGAAAGGCCCAACCGTTTTCGTGAATTGAAGGCCCGATTTTTAAAATTCGGCGGCGATCTCTCAATGTTCAAGTATCGGGAACGTCCCCCCGAACATCCGGCCGATCCGGAGATTCAGGCGGAAGGTTTCAGGCAAAACGGGGTGACCCCGGACCGCGTCAACATTCTTCATCTGGATGACCACGCGGCGTTTTGGAGGGGCCGATTTTCGGCCGCGAACTATCCGGAAGACCTTCGTGGAGGGATCCAGCCGGTTTATGTGGCGGAGCCTTCCGATCTCGTGGGGGTCTGGAAGCGGGTTTCGGCGGAACTGGCCCGGCTCTATGAAGAACGGGAAGCCGAGGCCCGTTTTGTCCGGGAGACCGAGGAAGAAATCTGGAGATACAAAAAGGCCATTGATTCTGCCCGAATCGAGGCCCATCGCCGTTTGGCGGCAATTCAGGGGAGCGACGAGACTCCCACGCTTGAAGCTTACAACGAAATGGTTGCCCCCCTTGTGGGTCTGGTGGAGCAGATTGCGGAGCAGGTGAGAGAACGGATCATCCGGGTGAGCGAGGCCAGGGCCCCCGGTTGGGAAGAGGTGGGGGAGTTGGGGCATAATTTTAACAATATCCTCTGCGCCCTTTTGGGGCATGACGAAGAGACAAGAGACCATCTTGTCAAAGGGACGGAGGCAAATTTTGACTGGCTCCCCCCTCCGCGTGATCTGGGCTCTGTTATCGGGGTTGCCCGGAAGTTTTCCATCAATCCCAGGGAAGGAAAATGGGTGCGCCTTGATGTCGAGATGGATGAGGAATTGAGAAGTTGGGGGTTTAAAAACGAGTTGCATCTTGAAGACCTGTCGCACATTGTCATCAATCTGATCACCAATGCCGCAAAATGCGTCAAGGCCGATACCCCCGCGGAAGATCAATTGCCACCGATGTTACCGGCGCCACCGGTGCTACCGGCGCCACCGGTGCTACCGGCGGTGAGGATTGCGGTGGAGGAAATTTTGGGGGATCGTCTGGTTGTTGTTACTGTCCAGGACAATGGCATGGGGATGTCGCCGGAAGATGTGAAAAATTATGGCCGAATGGGCTGGCGGGCGCGGGAAATGATTGATCGGTCAATTCCGGGCAACGGTTACGGGGCCGCCAGCGTCATGAAAATCACCAAATCGCTTGGCGGAACGGTGAAGGTGGAATCGGAATTGGGGAAGGGGACGACTGTTCGGATCTTGTTTCCCTTGGCCCTTTTTGAAAAGAAAGAAACTCTCTCTCCCGGAAGGGGCCATGTGCCGGGGGGGAATGGGGTCCCGGGAGGAAGCCTCCCAACCGACTTGCCGGGTCTCCCGCCGGGAGGGCCGGCTGAGCCGGTTCAACCGGCGCCACCGGTGCTACCGGTGCCGCCGGTCGCCGCAAGTCCGCCTGACACAACAGGCCCGGCCGGTGCCGCCGGCAGGGCCGGTGCCGCTTTCTCTCCTACGCCTTTTTTGACGCAAACTCCTTTGACGGCAAGCGTGGCCTTTCTGGCAGGGGCGATGGCCGTTTCTTGCGCGCTCCCGGCATCAGCTTCATTCGCGCCATGGACAATGCCGGCGCCGGCCTTACCCCCAATTCCGATTTGA